The DNA region AGGCGCACCGCGGACAGTCATATTCCTGATAGCTTCTGCAACTGAATTTAAATTCTTACAGGTAACATATACGACTTCCCAAGGAATTATACGCTGGTCTAAGAGTAACAAATTGCCGTTTTGGTATAACACCGGCAAAAAACGCTTTTTCATTTGCTGCCTAACACTTTTGCGCGTTTTTCCGCCGCCGTTACTGCGTTTATAAATCTGGTTAACCAGTCTTTAGATTCCAAATATTTTATTGCCGCTTCAGTCGTACCCCCGGGAGAAGTAACTTTCTTACGCAGCAAAGTTGCTGGTAAGGCTTCTTTCCACGCCAACATTTTACCAGCACCGTGTATTGTGTTAACAACAAGTTGCACTGCAATATCTTTTGGTATACCAAGTTTCACCGCTGCCTCTGTCATCCCTTCAGCCAGATAAAACACGTATGCCGGCCCAGAACCTGACACGGCAGTAACTGCATTCATTAGCCGTTCCGGCAGTTCCGCAGAGTATCCCATAGAATTAAATATATTCAGTACAGTTTTGATATCACTATGCTTTGCTTTTTTACCTTTACACACCACTGTTGCACCTAAACAAACCATAGCAGGTGTGTTTGGCATTACACGCACAACACGCGGCCGGTTACACAATTTATTTTCTATAAACACAGTCTTGATCCCCGCAGCAATGGATATAACCAAATGCCTTGGTGATATGCCTACCGATATATTTCCCAGTACATCACCCATCTGCTGAGGTTTTACTGCTATTATAAGTACTGACGTTTTTTTTAATAA from Elusimicrobiota bacterium includes:
- the proC gene encoding pyrroline-5-carboxylate reductase; this encodes MLKLKNIGFIGAGNMAEAIIRGIINAGLVNPDSLFINDISEERTKYIAKKYGVTVIKEYSRLLKKTSVLIIAVKPQQMGDVLGNISVGISPRHLVISIAAGIKTVFIENKLCNRPRVVRVMPNTPAMVCLGATVVCKGKKAKHSDIKTVLNIFNSMGYSAELPERLMNAVTAVSGSGPAYVFYLAEGMTEAAVKLGIPKDIAVQLVVNTIHGAGKMLAWKEALPATLLRKKVTSPGGTTEAAIKYLESKDWLTRFINAVTAAEKRAKVLGSK